In the Chroococcidiopsis sp. SAG 2025 genome, one interval contains:
- a CDS encoding transposase produces the protein MWCEDEAGPFGTAPYPGSNWQPVGKPTRQEHEYIRNGTAKLLTLFHPATGQVRVKGVTSCTNAVLHEWLKQELASVVQSLPTPARLLKPEENQRLWKSWQQGLKVRFTLPHDLPPLRMLLVMDNLVGHKTPQLVLWLCAHGIMPLYTPLGGSWLNMAESIQRILKRRALEGHHPQTAYQIIEWLEATAFGWNQQPTPFVWAGLRAQRRDRARQRFHSLGGSGACTHRPLRRTTIAKNNGNTHTK, from the coding sequence GTGTGGTGCGAAGACGAGGCGGGACCATTTGGCACTGCTCCTTACCCTGGTAGCAATTGGCAGCCAGTAGGTAAACCGACACGGCAAGAACATGAATATATCCGTAATGGCACAGCCAAGCTGTTAACGCTATTCCATCCCGCTACTGGGCAAGTACGAGTTAAGGGTGTTACCAGTTGTACCAATGCTGTGTTGCACGAATGGCTCAAGCAAGAATTAGCTAGTGTTGTACAATCACTGCCAACTCCAGCTCGATTACTCAAGCCTGAAGAAAATCAACGGTTATGGAAAAGTTGGCAGCAGGGGTTGAAAGTACGCTTTACACTCCCACACGACTTACCGCCACTGCGAATGTTGCTAGTGATGGATAACTTGGTCGGACATAAAACTCCCCAGTTGGTATTGTGGCTGTGTGCTCATGGCATCATGCCGCTCTACACACCTCTTGGCGGTAGCTGGCTGAATATGGCTGAGTCGATTCAACGAATTCTCAAACGCCGAGCTCTAGAGGGGCATCATCCGCAAACAGCCTATCAAATTATTGAGTGGTTGGAAGCAACTGCTTTTGGATGGAACCAACAACCAACGCCGTTTGTCTGGGCAGGATTACGAGCGCAACGTCGAGACAGAGCGCGTCAAAGATTTCACTCTCTTGGTGGTTCTGGTGCCTGTACGCATCGTCCTCTTCGGCGGACAACTATTGCCAAAAATAATGGCAACACTCATACCAAATGA
- a CDS encoding helix-turn-helix domain-containing protein translates to MTRQKKAPLRPLSDEEQTDLKKLSRSQSQSSASVMRAKAILAVALGADYTSAAQLVGLRCGDTVSKWVSRFNVEGLAALQPRHGGGAVVQYSEPEKQRILSEFQRQPERQKEGTATWSVATLQRALRQAPDGLTQISTYTIWQVLKEAGYSWQKSRSWLKTGQVKRIRKGKLVVVTDPDTVAKKN, encoded by the coding sequence ATGACACGGCAAAAAAAAGCACCTTTGCGACCGTTAAGTGATGAAGAACAAACCGACTTGAAAAAACTGAGCCGTTCTCAATCCCAATCATCTGCTAGTGTCATGCGGGCCAAAGCGATTCTAGCCGTGGCTCTTGGGGCTGATTACACGAGTGCAGCGCAGTTAGTAGGATTACGCTGTGGTGATACGGTCAGCAAGTGGGTCAGTCGCTTCAATGTTGAAGGCTTAGCTGCCTTACAGCCTCGACATGGCGGTGGGGCAGTAGTGCAATACAGCGAACCAGAAAAACAACGCATCCTGTCCGAATTTCAGCGTCAACCAGAGCGGCAGAAAGAGGGCACGGCAACCTGGTCAGTAGCTACACTTCAACGGGCTTTGCGTCAGGCTCCTGATGGCTTAACCCAAATCAGTACTTATACAATTTGGCAGGTACTCAAAGAGGCGGGCTATAGCTGGCAAAAGAGCCGCAGTTGGTTAAAAACTGGACAGGTGAAGCGCATACGCAAAGGCAAGCTAGTAGTAGTAACTGACCCAGATACCGTGGCAAAAAAAAACTGA
- a CDS encoding RRXRR domain-containing protein, translating into MLRVPVVDSNHQPLMPTTSARARKWIESGKAIKRWSDNGQFYVQLTIEPSGRNTQDIVIGIDPGKNYSGIGAVSAKFTLYTAHLILPFKTVRERMDNRRLMRRGRRGRRINRRVEFSKRAHRQKRFANRRQGKLAPSIRANRQLELRIVSELCKIYPVTEIRYEYVRADVDKTSGRKGAKSGKGFSPVMVGQVWMLEQLSSFAPVVKVEGYQTAQVRNYLGLTKNKTDKSKPEFNTHAVDGVAIAASHFVEYRKYHRLDVDGADWFGSISITPASFFVIRRPPYSRRQLHLMVPSCGGIRRKYGGSTTRHGLRKGDLVNSPSCIGFVSGDTERQISVSDASWKRLGQIAASKVSLIRRSNGLVVAC; encoded by the coding sequence ATGTTACGAGTACCAGTTGTCGATTCAAACCACCAACCTCTAATGCCCACAACTAGCGCCAGAGCTAGAAAGTGGATAGAATCCGGCAAAGCAATTAAACGCTGGTCGGACAATGGGCAATTCTACGTCCAACTGACTATTGAGCCATCGGGACGCAATACCCAGGATATTGTTATCGGGATTGACCCAGGTAAAAATTATTCGGGAATTGGGGCTGTGTCTGCCAAATTTACTTTGTATACAGCCCACCTAATTCTACCGTTCAAAACGGTACGAGAAAGGATGGACAATCGGCGATTAATGCGACGTGGACGCAGAGGACGGAGAATCAATCGCAGGGTTGAGTTTTCTAAACGCGCCCATCGACAAAAGCGGTTTGCGAATCGTCGTCAAGGCAAGTTAGCCCCGTCGATTCGTGCCAACCGCCAGTTAGAACTGAGAATTGTTTCCGAATTGTGCAAAATCTATCCAGTCACGGAGATTCGTTACGAATACGTTCGAGCGGATGTAGACAAAACATCGGGACGCAAGGGAGCAAAGTCGGGCAAGGGTTTCTCGCCAGTGATGGTAGGTCAAGTATGGATGCTCGAACAACTCTCATCATTTGCTCCTGTTGTTAAAGTCGAAGGCTACCAAACAGCGCAGGTACGAAACTACCTTGGGCTAACTAAAAACAAGACTGACAAATCTAAACCTGAATTTAACACTCATGCAGTTGATGGCGTTGCGATTGCGGCATCTCACTTTGTCGAATATCGCAAATACCACAGATTAGATGTGGACGGGGCTGACTGGTTTGGCTCTATATCCATCACACCTGCATCATTTTTTGTGATTCGTCGTCCACCCTATTCTCGCCGTCAACTACATTTGATGGTTCCGTCTTGTGGCGGTATTAGACGCAAATATGGTGGCTCTACAACCCGTCATGGTTTAAGAAAGGGTGACTTGGTTAATTCCCCTTCATGTATTGGCTTTGTCTCAGGCGACACCGAAAGACAAATATCTGTTAGCGATGCAAGCTGGAAACGGCTTGGACAGATAGCAGCAAGCAAAGTCAGTTTAATCCGTCGTTCAAACGGGTTGGTTGTTGCTTGTTGA
- a CDS encoding DUF2267 domain-containing protein, with product MPFLEKVMLKSGLEDLFDARDVTEVVYRVMRDLMTTEASDRVAEELENKEVLPTEDKALKMDVADLWKDTNPIVGFLSRVRPPFKKHHGPGLFNIDDDRFLFRVKNEAPMAKTGFDLDREQVVSAVFSATKEELSQERIQEIAQYLPGRVRELWDAA from the coding sequence ATGCCTTTCCTAGAAAAAGTCATGCTTAAAAGTGGACTTGAAGACCTCTTTGATGCTAGAGATGTGACAGAAGTTGTCTATCGCGTCATGCGCGATTTAATGACAACGGAAGCATCAGATCGAGTGGCAGAAGAATTAGAAAATAAGGAAGTTCTGCCGACAGAAGACAAAGCGTTGAAAATGGATGTAGCAGATCTTTGGAAAGATACTAATCCTATCGTTGGCTTTCTCAGCCGCGTTCGTCCACCTTTTAAAAAGCATCACGGTCCTGGTCTATTTAATATTGATGACGATCGCTTTTTGTTCCGAGTCAAAAACGAAGCGCCAATGGCAAAAACTGGTTTCGATTTAGATCGCGAACAGGTCGTTTCAGCCGTATTTTCTGCTACTAAAGAAGAATTATCGCAGGAACGGATTCAAGAAATAGCTCAATATCTTCCTGGTAGAGTTCGCGAGTTGTGGGACGCAGCTTAG
- a CDS encoding RluA family pseudouridine synthase, with amino-acid sequence MTEIHLQVTASDDRLDRYLAQQLTQLSRSRLQQLIERGCVQINDSVCTAKKTDVKTGDRIRIEIPAVQPLELKPEAIPLDILYEDDSLLIINKPAGLVVHPAPGHADGTLVNALLAHCPNLPGIGGVQRPGIVHRLDKDTTGAIAIAKTDLAQQHLQAQLKAKTARREYLGIIYGAPRSPNGTVDLPIGRHPTDRKKMAIVPVDKGGRAAITHWQVKERLGNYTLVHFQLETGRTHQIRVHSAHIGHPIVGDPIYGSGRSVGVNLSGQALHAWRLTLQHPVTGEAIEVTAAPPAEFNTLLEVLRRRMAISR; translated from the coding sequence GTGACAGAAATTCATTTACAGGTAACAGCCAGTGACGATCGCCTAGACCGTTACCTTGCCCAACAACTTACACAATTGTCGCGATCGCGCCTGCAACAGTTGATCGAACGAGGCTGCGTTCAGATTAACGATTCAGTTTGCACTGCAAAAAAAACAGATGTGAAAACAGGCGATCGCATTCGGATCGAAATTCCTGCCGTTCAGCCTTTAGAACTCAAACCCGAAGCAATTCCCCTCGATATCCTTTACGAAGATGATTCCCTGCTAATAATTAACAAACCTGCGGGGTTAGTCGTCCATCCCGCCCCAGGTCATGCTGATGGTACTTTAGTTAATGCTTTACTCGCCCACTGTCCCAATTTACCAGGCATAGGCGGAGTGCAACGCCCTGGCATCGTCCATCGCTTGGATAAAGATACAACAGGAGCGATCGCGATCGCCAAAACTGACCTTGCCCAACAACACCTACAAGCACAACTCAAGGCAAAAACTGCCCGCCGCGAGTACTTGGGTATTATTTACGGTGCGCCGCGATCGCCCAATGGAACTGTAGATTTGCCCATCGGTCGCCATCCTACAGACCGCAAAAAAATGGCGATCGTCCCTGTAGACAAGGGAGGACGGGCAGCGATTACCCACTGGCAAGTTAAAGAAAGATTAGGAAACTATACTTTAGTTCATTTTCAATTAGAAACCGGGCGCACCCATCAAATTCGCGTTCATAGCGCCCATATCGGTCATCCCATTGTGGGCGATCCGATTTATGGGTCTGGGCGTTCTGTTGGTGTAAATCTTTCTGGACAAGCCTTACACGCTTGGCGACTCACGCTACAACACCCAGTAACTGGAGAGGCGATCGAGGTGACGGCAGCACCTCCAGCAGAATTTAACACGCTATTGGAAGTCCTGCGGCGGAGAATGGCAATTTCTCGTTAA
- a CDS encoding phycocyanin/phycoerythrocyanin subunit beta: MLDAFSRVVEQADRKGSYLSGDELNGLQAMVSDSNKRLDVVNRLTSNASTIVANAYRALVAERPEVFNPGGACFHHRNQAACIRDLGFILRYVTYSVLAGDASVMDDRCLNGLRETYQALGTPGDAVASGIKKMKDAAIAIANDPKGITRGDCSQLMSEVSGYFDRAAGAVA; encoded by the coding sequence ATGCTTGACGCTTTTTCTCGCGTAGTCGAACAAGCCGATCGCAAGGGTTCTTACCTAAGTGGTGATGAACTGAACGGACTTCAGGCGATGGTATCTGATAGCAACAAGCGTTTAGATGTAGTGAATCGTCTGACGAGCAACGCTTCTACAATTGTGGCAAATGCGTACCGCGCATTAGTAGCCGAAAGACCAGAAGTATTTAACCCTGGTGGTGCTTGTTTTCACCATCGCAACCAAGCTGCTTGTATTCGCGATTTAGGTTTTATTTTGCGCTACGTTACCTACTCCGTATTAGCTGGAGATGCTAGCGTCATGGACGATCGCTGTTTGAATGGACTGCGGGAAACCTACCAAGCTTTAGGTACTCCTGGTGATGCAGTCGCTTCAGGAATTAAAAAAATGAAAGATGCAGCAATTGCAATTGCCAATGACCCCAAAGGCATTACTCGCGGCGATTGTAGCCAGTTAATGTCTGAAGTATCTGGCTACTTCGATCGCGCTGCTGGTGCCGTTGCTTAA
- a CDS encoding phycocyanin subunit alpha, with amino-acid sequence MKTPLTEAIAAADARGSYVSNTEMQAIFGRFNRAQAGIEAARAFANNGKKWAEAAANHVYQKFPYTTQMQGSQYASTPEGKSKCVRDIDHYLRTISYCCVVGGTGPLDEYVVAGLKEFNSALGLSPSWYIAALEFVRDNHGLSGDPAGEANTYLNYAINALS; translated from the coding sequence ATGAAAACACCTTTAACTGAAGCGATTGCTGCTGCTGATGCTCGTGGTTCGTATGTTAGTAATACCGAAATGCAAGCAATTTTCGGTCGGTTTAATCGCGCTCAAGCTGGGATAGAAGCAGCAAGAGCTTTTGCTAATAACGGCAAAAAATGGGCAGAAGCGGCTGCTAACCACGTTTATCAAAAGTTCCCCTACACAACTCAAATGCAGGGATCTCAATACGCTTCCACTCCCGAAGGTAAATCGAAGTGCGTGCGCGATATCGATCATTATCTTCGCACCATTAGCTATTGCTGCGTTGTCGGTGGTACTGGTCCCCTAGATGAATATGTTGTTGCTGGACTGAAAGAATTCAACAGCGCCCTCGGTTTGTCTCCTAGTTGGTATATTGCTGCACTAGAATTCGTCCGCGACAATCATGGTTTGTCTGGCGATCCTGCTGGTGAAGCTAATACTTATCTCAACTACGCGATCAACGCTTTGAGCTAG
- a CDS encoding phycobilisome linker polypeptide codes for MSGTVIAQFVNDAIADRKVELRQNWTEDDLQRVFRAAYEQVFGRQGVYASQRFASAESLLRNGKTTVRQFVRTLAKSEFYRECFFHSNSQGRFIELNYKHLLGRAPYDQSEIAYHVDLYASKGLDAEIDSYIDSPEYDAAFGDWVVPFHRGFQSQLDQKTVGFPRMFALYRGAASSDNSQYGRRNARLRTQISRNQTNWITPPSSPSGLSFGSRSAGTLGVSPAQGDNRMFVVEAVAGTVGSRVPVRRSVQVYNVPFDRLSATYQEIHKTGGKIVRITPV; via the coding sequence ATGAGTGGAACAGTCATAGCTCAGTTCGTAAATGATGCGATCGCAGATCGAAAAGTCGAGCTGCGGCAAAATTGGACTGAAGACGATTTACAAAGAGTCTTTCGAGCTGCTTACGAGCAAGTGTTCGGGCGGCAAGGAGTCTATGCTAGTCAAAGGTTTGCTAGCGCTGAATCGCTGTTGCGCAATGGCAAAACTACGGTGCGGCAATTCGTGCGAACTTTAGCAAAATCTGAGTTTTACAGAGAATGCTTTTTCCACAGTAATTCTCAGGGGCGTTTTATCGAATTAAACTACAAGCACTTATTAGGACGCGCACCCTACGACCAGTCAGAAATTGCCTACCATGTCGATTTATATGCCTCAAAAGGCTTGGATGCGGAAATTGATTCTTACATCGATAGTCCAGAATACGATGCAGCTTTTGGGGATTGGGTTGTACCTTTCCATCGCGGGTTTCAATCTCAACTCGATCAAAAAACTGTAGGCTTTCCTCGCATGTTTGCTTTGTATCGCGGTGCAGCTAGTAGCGATAACTCGCAATATGGGCGGCGTAATGCTCGCTTGAGAACCCAAATATCTCGCAATCAAACTAACTGGATTACACCACCTTCATCGCCCTCTGGCTTATCTTTTGGCTCCAGATCCGCTGGAACGCTGGGAGTTTCTCCCGCTCAAGGTGATAATCGCATGTTTGTCGTCGAAGCCGTGGCGGGGACAGTTGGAAGTAGAGTACCTGTACGCCGTAGCGTACAAGTATACAACGTACCGTTTGACAGGCTGTCAGCCACTTACCAGGAAATTCATAAAACTGGTGGCAAGATCGTCAGAATTACGCCTGTCTAA
- a CDS encoding HEAT repeat domain-containing protein, with translation MQEPILTPEAAIAALAGEDNQIRYYAAWWLGKHQVQSACAALCEALTDDRYRLEAGGYPLRRQAARALGQLKNSQAVPALIEALNCQEDLQLREAVIQALAAIGDRRAINPLLDLLHSQQQPDEALIEALGTLQVWSARPQIEPCLQHPSERVQCAAARYMYLLTRESHYIERIIKTLNHDNVYLRWAAIFDLGAIGQSQEVIQAIIAAKVPNNLKLLNLKQILEANLNGDARDTISSDSGLLFNAIDDLLIQL, from the coding sequence ATGCAAGAACCAATTTTGACCCCAGAAGCCGCGATCGCAGCTTTGGCAGGAGAAGATAATCAAATTCGCTACTATGCCGCTTGGTGGTTAGGAAAGCATCAAGTACAGTCGGCTTGTGCGGCGCTGTGCGAAGCTCTTACCGACGATCGCTATCGGTTGGAAGCAGGGGGATATCCCTTGCGTCGTCAAGCGGCTAGAGCATTAGGACAATTGAAAAATTCCCAAGCCGTGCCAGCTCTAATTGAAGCATTAAACTGTCAAGAAGATCTACAACTGCGAGAAGCAGTCATTCAAGCTTTAGCTGCTATTGGCGATCGACGTGCAATTAACCCTTTGCTCGATTTGTTGCATTCTCAACAGCAGCCAGATGAGGCTTTGATTGAAGCTTTGGGAACCCTACAAGTTTGGTCGGCTCGTCCGCAGATCGAGCCTTGCCTACAGCATCCCTCAGAGCGAGTGCAGTGTGCGGCAGCGCGGTATATGTATTTATTAACCCGCGAATCGCACTACATAGAACGTATTATCAAAACTCTCAACCACGACAATGTTTATTTACGCTGGGCAGCAATTTTCGATTTGGGCGCGATCGGTCAAAGTCAAGAAGTTATCCAGGCAATTATTGCAGCTAAGGTTCCCAACAATTTGAAGCTGTTGAATTTAAAGCAGATTCTAGAAGCTAATTTGAACGGTGATGCAAGAGATACAATCTCATCTGATTCTGGGCTGCTTTTCAATGCGATCGACGATTTATTAATTCAATTGTAG
- a CDS encoding HEAT repeat domain-containing protein, with translation MSQFNFSQHPSSFMGQIDRALENLIEQLHASSTPAEAIAIIEEIAAYHSPDAIPLLIEALSHHHPGVRAVATSQLVQLASLSLEALISTYYTATDQGVQAHIIQALAQIGDCQAIAVLEEVVGVSVANHCQGNVRRIAARGLGKIGSTAIDAQTIHRAVNKLSWALLSPEDWGLRYAAALSLAEIGTQEAIALLQQALTQESDRVVQIRIRRALAEKLGIGG, from the coding sequence ATGTCACAATTTAATTTCAGCCAACACCCTAGCTCCTTCATGGGGCAGATCGATCGCGCATTAGAAAATCTTATCGAACAGTTACATGCTAGCTCGACTCCAGCAGAGGCGATCGCGATAATTGAGGAGATTGCTGCTTACCATTCCCCCGATGCGATTCCCCTTCTCATCGAGGCATTAAGCCATCATCATCCAGGTGTAAGAGCAGTTGCTACCTCTCAACTCGTTCAGTTGGCTTCTCTGTCGTTAGAAGCCCTAATTTCCACCTACTACACGGCTACAGACCAAGGGGTACAAGCACACATCATTCAAGCTTTAGCTCAAATTGGAGATTGTCAAGCGATCGCCGTGTTAGAGGAAGTTGTCGGCGTATCTGTAGCCAATCACTGTCAGGGAAACGTTCGGCGCATTGCTGCTAGAGGTTTGGGCAAAATTGGTAGTACGGCGATCGATGCTCAGACAATTCACCGCGCTGTAAATAAGCTGAGTTGGGCGTTGCTGTCACCGGAAGATTGGGGGTTGCGCTATGCTGCTGCCTTATCTTTAGCAGAAATAGGCACGCAGGAGGCGATCGCTCTCCTGCAACAAGCTCTAACTCAAGAATCAGACCGAGTGGTTCAGATCCGTATCCGCAGAGCGCTGGCAGAGAAATTAGGGATTGGGGGTTAG
- a CDS encoding phycocyanin subunit beta, whose translation MLDAFAKVVAQADSRGEFLSTEQLDALSNLVKDGNKRLDTVNRITSNASTIVTNAARALFEEQPQLISPGGNAYTNRRMAACLRDMEIILRYVTYAVMAGDASVLDDRCLNGLRETYQALGTPGSSVAVGVQKMKEAAVKIANDPNGITQGDCSQLMSEVASYFDRAAAAVA comes from the coding sequence ATGTTAGACGCATTTGCAAAGGTTGTTGCTCAAGCCGACTCCAGAGGCGAGTTCCTGAGCACCGAGCAATTAGATGCTCTATCCAACCTAGTTAAAGATGGCAACAAGCGCCTGGACACCGTTAACCGCATCACCAGCAACGCTTCCACCATCGTTACCAATGCTGCTCGCGCTTTGTTTGAAGAACAGCCCCAGTTGATCTCTCCTGGTGGTAATGCTTATACCAACCGTCGCATGGCTGCTTGCTTGCGCGACATGGAAATCATCTTGCGCTACGTCACCTACGCCGTTATGGCAGGCGACGCAAGCGTACTAGACGATCGCTGCTTGAACGGACTGCGCGAAACCTACCAAGCTTTAGGAACTCCTGGTTCTTCCGTAGCTGTAGGCGTTCAAAAAATGAAGGAAGCTGCTGTCAAGATTGCTAACGATCCCAACGGTATCACCCAAGGCGATTGCAGCCAGTTGATGTCTGAAGTTGCTAGCTACTTCGATCGCGCTGCTGCTGCTGTTGCATAA